One Spinacia oleracea cultivar Varoflay chromosome 4, BTI_SOV_V1, whole genome shotgun sequence DNA segment encodes these proteins:
- the LOC110786636 gene encoding probable disease resistance RPP8-like protein 2 isoform X4 encodes MAELGISIAAKLIEVIGSDVIKEICDMWGYKSQLESLNNTVFTIKNVLLDADSKRELSYEARGYIQELKAIVYDADDLFDEIFTLAELKQLRPLTKREG; translated from the coding sequence ATGGCTGAGCTCGGAATCTCAATTGCTGCAAAGCTCATTGAGGTGATCGGGTCTGATGTCATCAAAGAGATTTGTGACATGTGGGGCTACAAGTCTCAACTCGAAAGCCTGAACAACACTGTCTTCACCATCAAGAATGTGCTCCTTGATGCTGATTCCAAGCGGGAGCTTTCCTACGAAGCACGCGGCTACATTCAGGAACTCAAGGCCATTGTTTATGATGCcgatgatttgtttgatgagATCTTCACCCTTGCTGAGTTGAAGCAACTTCGACCCCTGACCAAGCGTG
- the LOC110786636 gene encoding probable disease resistance RPP8-like protein 2 isoform X5 translates to MAELGISIAAKLIEVIGSDVIKEICDMWGYKSQLESLNNTVFTIKNVLLDADSKRELSYEARGYIQELKAIVYDADDLFDEIFTLAELKQLRPLTKRG, encoded by the coding sequence ATGGCTGAGCTCGGAATCTCAATTGCTGCAAAGCTCATTGAGGTGATCGGGTCTGATGTCATCAAAGAGATTTGTGACATGTGGGGCTACAAGTCTCAACTCGAAAGCCTGAACAACACTGTCTTCACCATCAAGAATGTGCTCCTTGATGCTGATTCCAAGCGGGAGCTTTCCTACGAAGCACGCGGCTACATTCAGGAACTCAAGGCCATTGTTTATGATGCcgatgatttgtttgatgagATCTTCACCCTTGCTGAGTTGAAGCAACTTCGACCCCTGACCAAGCGTG
- the LOC110786636 gene encoding probable disease resistance RPP8-like protein 2 isoform X3 → MAELGISIAAKLIEVIGSDVIKEICDMWGYKSQLESLNNTVFTIKNVLLDADSKRELSYEARGYIQELKAIVYDADDLFDEIFTLAELKQLRPLTKRGEG, encoded by the coding sequence ATGGCTGAGCTCGGAATCTCAATTGCTGCAAAGCTCATTGAGGTGATCGGGTCTGATGTCATCAAAGAGATTTGTGACATGTGGGGCTACAAGTCTCAACTCGAAAGCCTGAACAACACTGTCTTCACCATCAAGAATGTGCTCCTTGATGCTGATTCCAAGCGGGAGCTTTCCTACGAAGCACGCGGCTACATTCAGGAACTCAAGGCCATTGTTTATGATGCcgatgatttgtttgatgagATCTTCACCCTTGCTGAGTTGAAGCAACTTCGACCCCTGACCAAGCGTG